CCCATCCTCGTTCACCCACTTAACCGCTCATACTGGTGCATAAACAATAGAGAATCAATTCTTCGGGGTTGATGCCTCGATTGTGTAGTACCAAATGGCGGATTCTAGAGTTTGTTTCGTGATCCTACGCATCTGCCGGGGATATTTTGACCTACGTATTCTTTAAAACTGAGAGTTTCCAGGTGTGTGAAGAAATTTCTCGTaatttgtggaaaatataaactgAGGGACCCAAGGACCCAGGGGGTCAGCTGGATCCGCGAGACCAGTGGCTTCTGCAGGCTGACTATGCGTACATGTACATACAAACTACTTATCAACCATTGGCTGATCGTTATAGTACAAGTTCTGGACGGTAGTCTGTCGATTGAGGATCTGTTCGAGTTCCTGGTACTCCTGGAGGAGTTTCTGGACCTCCTGAGGGCATACCGAGTCCCCCTTTGCCTCTAGAATCTTGAGGTTGTCTTCAGCCTGAGCGCAAGTCAAATGTGTCGAGGAATTACCTTT
This region of Theileria equi strain WA chromosome 1, complete sequence genomic DNA includes:
- a CDS encoding hypothetical protein (encoded by transcript BEWA_030430A), translated to MQSNLTLLKSTLSRVKDAALKFKNPGFSSYFFQKAEDNLKILEAKGDSVCPQEVQKLLQEYQELEQILNRQTTVQNLYYNDQPMVDK